The sequence TCTAGATTATACAAAACAAACCCCTGAAAGAAAAAGGGCATTTCTAAAATATATTAGTACTGGGCTCTCCGAGTATTATCAAAAAATTCAAGAGATGTTGAGCATATCCGAACAAAGAGTTTCGAGTTATTTAATATCAAACGGATATAAATTAGAGAGTAAGAGGAAAATTGCACCAACTGCCTACGACACCATTAAAAATAAAGATGGCGATAATATTATCTTGATTATCCGCCCAAGCAATAAGAAAAAAGTGATTTTTTATTATGACAGCGAACCTAATTTTTTAAGAACTAATAGTGAATTATGGGTTGTTGACACTGATAATCCGACGGATATTCCGAGACAATTAACTTTAGGAGATATATTGTTAGTTACACAAATAAAAGTTATACCCTTGAAAAATTTATTTGTATAAAGGAGAATCGATATGTTTTACATGGATGATATTTTTAAAGAGAAAATCCAGAAAAAGGAAACTAAAAATGTTAAATACTATTTTACAGTGCAACCCGCTGATAAAATGGCAGAAGAGATGGTCGCATTTGCTAATACGGATGGTGGTTACATATTTTGGGGGATAAACTTTAAGACCGAATTTGAATTAGTCGGAATTACAGGGGTATGGCTTGAAGAAAGATTGCAAGAAATTATTAATCGAATCCCTAAAGAATTAAATTATTGCATGAGCGAGTTTAATGTGGAAGGAAAAGTGATATTTGGAATTAGAATTTTTAAATCAAAGGATTGCTTGAAGTTTAACGGGAAAAAATATATTATGAATAGTAATATTAGCGAGCAAGTTAACTCTAAAATATTTATCAGCCATTCATCTAAAGATGAGAAGTATGGTGCTGCTCTTGTGGGCCTTCTCGAGGA comes from Paenibacillus sp. 19GGS1-52 and encodes:
- a CDS encoding RNA-binding domain-containing protein, producing the protein MFYMDDIFKEKIQKKETKNVKYYFTVQPADKMAEEMVAFANTDGGYIFWGINFKTEFELVGITGVWLEERLQEIINRIPKELNYCMSEFNVEGKVIFGIRIFKSKDCLKFNGKKYIMNSNISEQVNSKIFISHSSKDEKYGAALVGLLEDIGVKSKDIIFTSDDEHGVPLAANIPDYLKNQLDNNCFMIYLLSDNYFDSPACLNEMGAAWVKTNDYISIGVPSFSFGNDKFNGAFIDTRKLGLNMDNRTKLVSFRNLIQNKFSIEKMDDERWSRKLEEYLKKIED